Proteins encoded together in one Candidatus Nitrosocaldus cavascurensis window:
- a CDS encoding complex I subunit 4 family protein: protein MYYLLQAVFIPLLLSPLAYYIGRRYGVNASTWFTFAIMLYSTLMLLLASMQGRYEEHYPWSQLGEFGLLLDGLSIPFALIIYILSTVLVLYSKPYMVHKIVEQYEHEHANAGGAPVRAVVEVPVEYINTNMGIYYALYLAFAMGMLGTVLATNLVQFYIFFELMLVPSFFLVALYGYGARKRIALMYLFWTHVGAVVLLIGLIAMGLSSNSFDISSIDEAMIDKGLLPFIAGAIVIGLVVKLAIFPVHIWLPYAHAEAPTPISALLSPAMIGIGGYALARLVMQLLPSTYADISIWLNLGGLVTMIYGGAMALMQDDVKRVLAYSSISQMGYFLFGISSLSVIGSTGAVMLYVSHGTGKALLFMMAGMLIMQAGTRSLARLGGLAGRMPITAVTAMIGGLAIMGIPPTNGFMAEWMLFLGVLESAVSVEHGSLVRVVAFALAMAATVLTAAYILWMYKRIFYGSREGMEHVREGSMYMTAPMMFLAVLTIVIGIYPDMFTSIIVPFMKALFGGGL, encoded by the coding sequence ATGTACTACCTATTGCAGGCTGTCTTCATACCACTTCTACTATCACCCCTAGCCTACTACATAGGCAGGAGGTATGGGGTAAACGCATCAACATGGTTCACCTTTGCAATAATGCTGTACTCTACACTCATGCTACTCCTAGCCTCTATGCAGGGAAGGTATGAGGAGCACTATCCATGGAGCCAGTTGGGTGAGTTTGGATTACTCCTTGATGGGTTGAGCATACCATTCGCTTTAATAATATACATACTCTCAACAGTGCTGGTGCTCTACTCAAAGCCATACATGGTTCACAAGATAGTTGAACAGTACGAACATGAACATGCAAATGCTGGGGGTGCACCAGTTAGAGCAGTTGTGGAGGTGCCAGTAGAGTATATCAACACCAACATGGGCATATACTATGCATTGTACCTTGCATTTGCCATGGGTATGCTTGGAACTGTACTTGCTACCAACCTTGTACAGTTCTACATATTCTTTGAGTTGATGCTTGTACCATCATTCTTCCTGGTAGCCTTGTATGGCTATGGTGCAAGGAAGAGGATAGCACTCATGTACCTCTTCTGGACGCATGTTGGTGCTGTAGTACTCTTGATAGGACTCATAGCCATGGGTCTATCTTCCAACAGTTTCGATATCTCTTCCATAGATGAGGCTATGATAGATAAAGGTCTGCTACCATTCATAGCAGGAGCCATAGTTATAGGGCTTGTAGTAAAGTTAGCGATATTCCCAGTGCATATATGGCTGCCATATGCCCATGCTGAAGCACCAACTCCTATAAGCGCACTCTTATCCCCAGCTATGATAGGAATAGGAGGGTATGCACTGGCAAGGCTTGTAATGCAGTTGCTTCCAAGCACCTATGCAGATATCTCTATATGGTTGAACCTTGGAGGGCTTGTTACCATGATATATGGAGGAGCAATGGCACTAATGCAGGATGATGTGAAGAGGGTTCTAGCATACTCCAGCATAAGCCAGATGGGCTACTTCCTCTTTGGCATCTCATCCCTAAGCGTTATAGGTTCTACTGGTGCTGTGATGCTATATGTTAGCCATGGTACTGGTAAGGCACTGCTCTTCATGATGGCTGGGATGCTTATAATGCAGGCAGGGACTAGGAGCCTTGCCAGACTTGGTGGGCTAGCAGGGAGGATGCCAATAACCGCAGTTACAGCAATGATAGGAGGGTTGGCAATAATGGGCATACCACCAACAAATGGGTTCATGGCAGAGTGGATGCTATTCCTTGGTGTGCTTGAGAGCGCTGTTAGTGTAGAGCATGGCTCCCTTGTAAGGGTAGTAGCATTTGCCCTAGCAATGGCAGCAACTGTGCTTACAGCAGCATACATACTCTGGATGTACAAGCGTATATTCTATGGAAGTAGGGAAGGTATGGAGCATGTTAGGGAAGGCTCTATGTACATGACTGCACCAATGATGTTCCTTGCAGTACTAACCATAGTGATAGGCATATATCCAGATATGTTTACCTCGATCATAGTACCATTCATGAAGGCATTGTTTGGAGGAGGGTTATGA
- a CDS encoding NADH-quinone oxidoreductase subunit C, which produces MSQQGQGQASTDQLIVEKGIVDKVIARFGENVKVAYVKPRRIRFNVSKDHIIEFARFVRDELGFDHPISVSGVDYPKNKMIDVVYHIGSCTSNDYRSFVLAFAVQLNRDDPVMPTLTPVYRGVEYHERETFEMLGVIFDGHPRLERLLLPEDWADIPPLRKDFHIKGREE; this is translated from the coding sequence ATGAGCCAGCAAGGTCAAGGTCAAGCAAGCACTGATCAGTTGATAGTTGAGAAAGGGATTGTAGATAAGGTTATTGCAAGGTTTGGTGAGAATGTCAAGGTAGCATATGTAAAGCCTAGAAGGATAAGGTTCAATGTGAGCAAGGATCACATCATAGAGTTTGCTAGATTTGTAAGGGATGAGTTAGGATTTGACCATCCAATATCTGTCTCAGGTGTTGATTACCCAAAGAACAAGATGATAGATGTTGTGTATCATATAGGCTCATGCACTAGCAATGATTATAGATCATTCGTTCTTGCATTTGCTGTACAACTAAACAGGGATGATCCTGTTATGCCTACACTAACCCCCGTGTATAGAGGGGTTGAGTACCATGAGCGTGAGACATTTGAGATGCTTGGAGTTATATTCGATGGACATCCAAGGCTTGAACGCTTACTCCTTCCAGAGGACTGGGCAGATATACCACCGTTACGTAAGGACTTCCACATAAAGGGGAGGGAGGAGTGA
- a CDS encoding complex I subunit 1/NuoH family protein: MATVSEFTFSNFVKSVLWLLFWILMIVSLIVLPIIFIVLFYVPPPVINGVEVNPYLLLTMLINPQVGAPLIRPTIESLFFRIAVFPGFTFAALFATVLIFAERKTLAKMQLRVGPYHAGREAFWWANSLGGFLQLIADLLKLLGKEIIVPSGADKPIFWAAPAVLVIAAAGLIALIPVAPGWVIADIDVSLLAVFALLGFFPLTVLLASYASNSKYPFIGGLRALYQLISYEIPLILAVLPIVILASTLSLTGIVEAQYAYWFILLVPIGAFVFFVTALAELERIPFDLPEAESEIVAGWLTEYSGMAYGLIQLANYIKMYALSALFTTLFLGGWIGPEFLPSIEVFNVQVLSSSEVSGMFWFTIKTLGVALFMIIIRGINPRVKIDVLLRAGWSKLIALAFINVFIAVALLYMVL; encoded by the coding sequence ATGGCTACAGTTAGCGAGTTCACATTCTCAAACTTTGTAAAGAGCGTGCTCTGGTTGCTCTTCTGGATACTCATGATAGTCTCGCTCATAGTACTTCCTATAATATTCATAGTGCTCTTCTATGTCCCTCCTCCAGTCATAAATGGGGTTGAGGTAAACCCATATCTACTGCTAACTATGCTGATCAACCCTCAGGTTGGCGCACCATTGATAAGACCAACGATAGAGAGCCTATTCTTCAGGATAGCAGTATTCCCAGGGTTCACCTTTGCTGCTCTCTTCGCTACAGTCCTCATATTTGCTGAGAGGAAGACCCTTGCAAAGATGCAGTTGAGGGTAGGGCCTTACCATGCTGGTAGAGAGGCGTTCTGGTGGGCAAACTCCCTTGGAGGGTTCCTCCAACTTATAGCAGATCTACTCAAGTTACTGGGCAAGGAGATAATAGTACCATCTGGCGCAGATAAACCAATATTCTGGGCTGCACCTGCAGTTCTTGTCATAGCAGCAGCAGGACTCATAGCACTAATCCCTGTAGCACCAGGATGGGTGATAGCAGATATTGATGTGAGCCTTCTGGCAGTCTTTGCACTTCTAGGCTTCTTCCCCCTAACAGTTCTTCTAGCATCCTATGCTAGCAACAGCAAGTACCCATTCATTGGAGGGCTAAGGGCACTATACCAGTTGATCTCATATGAGATACCATTGATACTTGCAGTACTCCCAATAGTTATACTTGCATCAACGCTAAGCCTAACAGGCATAGTTGAGGCTCAGTATGCATACTGGTTCATACTGCTTGTGCCTATAGGGGCATTTGTATTCTTTGTAACTGCTTTAGCAGAGCTTGAGAGGATACCATTTGATCTCCCAGAGGCTGAGAGTGAGATAGTTGCTGGATGGTTGACTGAGTACTCTGGCATGGCATATGGGCTAATCCAGCTAGCAAACTACATAAAGATGTATGCATTATCAGCACTCTTCACAACGCTCTTCCTTGGTGGGTGGATAGGGCCAGAGTTCCTTCCTAGCATAGAAGTCTTCAATGTGCAAGTGCTCAGCAGTAGTGAGGTTAGTGGCATGTTCTGGTTCACCATCAAGACACTTGGTGTAGCATTATTCATGATAATTATAAGGGGTATAAATCCGAGGGTGAAGATAGATGTGCTGCTAAGGGCAGGATGGTCTAAGTTGATAGCATTGGCATTCATCAATGTATTTATAGCAGTAGCACTACTCTACATGGTGTTGTAG
- a CDS encoding proton-conducting transporter membrane subunit has product MVDLYSTPVIITIILGVTGLVLPLLDTFRRRDMSHKVHGSIAFGALILSIAVILARIASGSIPLGITFTDQVMADDMFGSFFSIAMLIVAVSTVVSSVEYMRRVPNPGPYYSLILLSSIGMVILAYSTDLLMLIVAWELMSIPTYVLAAYRKRDPLTNEAAIKYFLFGALASGILIYAASLIYGITGSTNIAVVIQSLINIDKGLGPLALIALALLIAGFGFKMALVPFHMWIPDTYEGAPTPISALLSAATKKAGFAAAFKAVIFGMLVFNVEWSLMLAVIAVLTMTIGNLAALTQRSMTRILAYSSISQAGYMLIGLSLAPYSDLAMQGTLLHVMNHAVMKSSAFIAAAGIALVIGTMNIDQYRGIGRRMPITSLVMAVSLLALAGVPPLNGFWSKFILFAAAVNAGSTVSWAPYLAIAGILNSALSLGYYAWVIRRMYFDEPTSIPALNQSYVYGSVGMLKVREPRLILAVLAFALAFMVGFGVYPAPLISFAQASVPASDVFSTLPRELQSSMQEHSNSNAESMDGSKSNSNGSTTTYNQSVQAGEVGANGVNSNGNGNGDGKTDGSNNYDGGVNSTANGEVRVVEEDKAVTTVVEGSSHSSPSRSRTP; this is encoded by the coding sequence GTGGTAGATCTTTACTCTACACCAGTCATAATTACCATAATCCTTGGGGTTACAGGTCTAGTCCTTCCATTGCTTGATACATTCAGGAGGAGGGATATGAGCCATAAGGTGCATGGTAGCATAGCCTTTGGCGCACTAATCCTCTCCATAGCAGTTATACTTGCTAGGATAGCATCTGGCTCTATACCTCTAGGCATAACGTTTACAGATCAGGTTATGGCAGATGATATGTTTGGTTCATTCTTCAGCATAGCTATGCTAATAGTTGCAGTAAGCACTGTAGTCTCATCAGTTGAATATATGCGTAGGGTACCAAACCCAGGACCTTACTACTCCCTCATCCTACTCTCATCTATAGGCATGGTCATACTAGCATACTCTACAGATCTGCTTATGCTTATAGTTGCATGGGAGTTGATGAGCATCCCTACCTATGTCCTTGCAGCCTACAGGAAGAGGGATCCATTGACAAACGAGGCAGCGATCAAATACTTCCTGTTTGGTGCACTTGCATCTGGCATACTCATATATGCTGCATCTCTCATCTATGGCATAACTGGCTCAACCAACATAGCAGTAGTTATACAGTCACTCATCAACATAGATAAAGGATTGGGGCCATTGGCATTAATAGCATTAGCATTACTCATAGCAGGCTTTGGGTTCAAGATGGCTCTAGTCCCATTCCATATGTGGATCCCTGATACGTATGAGGGTGCACCAACACCAATAAGCGCACTCCTCTCAGCAGCAACAAAGAAGGCTGGGTTTGCAGCAGCATTCAAGGCAGTGATATTTGGAATGCTTGTATTCAACGTTGAGTGGAGTCTGATGCTTGCTGTTATAGCAGTACTCACAATGACCATAGGTAACCTTGCTGCTCTAACGCAAAGGAGTATGACTAGGATACTTGCATATTCAAGCATATCCCAGGCAGGTTACATGCTTATAGGATTGAGCCTTGCTCCATACTCAGATCTTGCAATGCAAGGTACACTCTTACATGTTATGAACCATGCTGTAATGAAGTCCTCAGCATTCATTGCTGCTGCTGGTATAGCACTGGTCATAGGCACTATGAACATAGACCAGTATAGAGGTATAGGACGTAGGATGCCAATAACATCTCTAGTAATGGCTGTATCACTGCTAGCACTTGCTGGAGTACCGCCATTGAACGGGTTCTGGAGCAAGTTCATACTCTTTGCTGCTGCTGTTAATGCTGGTTCTACAGTATCATGGGCCCCATACCTTGCAATAGCAGGTATATTAAACAGCGCACTATCTCTAGGCTACTATGCATGGGTGATAAGGCGTATGTACTTCGATGAGCCTACTTCTATCCCAGCATTGAACCAGAGTTATGTGTATGGTAGTGTGGGTATGCTCAAGGTAAGGGAGCCTAGGCTTATACTTGCAGTACTTGCATTTGCTCTAGCATTCATGGTTGGGTTTGGAGTATATCCTGCTCCACTGATATCATTTGCTCAAGCATCTGTGCCAGCAAGTGATGTATTCTCTACACTACCAAGAGAGTTGCAGTCTAGCATGCAGGAGCATAGCAATAGCAATGCTGAGAGTATGGATGGTAGTAAGAGTAACAGTAACGGTAGTACTACTACATACAATCAATCTGTTCAGGCTGGTGAGGTGGGTGCAAATGGTGTTAACAGTAATGGTAATGGTAATGGTGATGGTAAGACTGATGGCAGTAACAATTACGATGGTGGAGTTAATTCTACCGCTAATGGTGAAGTAAGAGTAGTGGAAGAAGATAAGGCAGTAACAACCGTAGTAGAAGGTTCATCACACTCTAGCCCTTCCAGATCAAGAACCCCTTAG
- a CDS encoding NADH-quinone oxidoreductase subunit L produces the protein MMVDLSMIISIIVLAAGAVEESADRFIHNPEFDALALNIWLVWVLPMIGAMLSPLFGRIGSRVRDTAPAAFSLASAILASTLIPIALAGDEVHSQYTWIPDLGIRAGVIADTLSIIMSNLVAWISFLIMVYSIGYMKGDPNLVRYWFFMNFFIGSMQLIVLSDNLLMLFFGWEGVGLASYALIGFWYKDRVKDYVGRIGHHAWGIAQYTSPSHAGMKAFLMTRAGDAAMLAGMFLIFIHAGTFEYKLLLEDTEWAHVMQSNGLLVPAAVLIFVGAIGKSAQFPLHEWLLEAMTGPTSVSALIHAATMVKAGVFLVARLGPLFFAVASMDVGVFFEVVTWVGAITAFMLASQAIVNKEIKKVLAYSTGSQIGYMLLALGIAGLSAEFINGYTAGLFHLASHAMFKASLFMAAGGILHIAESRFMDDMGGLRKHARRTYIFMLAGALSLAGAPIITSGFWSKDAIFASLLESHYIYAPVLFWMAFLTAVMTAFYTIRMVGMVMFGEKSKHLQELEHHGHKLHDVSAVMWVPFGILAGLTIAIGVAGPFVEGQLHELFSIFLLNSYGIESHGEVAINPEAVASSVIAFGIGSGLGYIFYIRRAVSPEVVARSAVAYAVYRFLENRWYVNSIYYWAFVIAPLLASRLTWRYFEMIVIDGINPAFQFAMAWWSKVVRYMQTGVVQTYIYAFAVGIIFVLLLVIAGSGA, from the coding sequence ATGATGGTAGATCTAAGCATGATCATAAGCATAATAGTGCTTGCAGCAGGGGCAGTAGAGGAGAGTGCTGATAGGTTCATCCATAATCCAGAGTTTGATGCTCTAGCACTCAACATATGGCTTGTATGGGTACTTCCTATGATAGGTGCAATGTTAAGCCCGTTGTTTGGAAGGATTGGTAGTAGAGTTAGGGATACAGCACCAGCAGCATTCTCACTTGCAAGTGCAATACTAGCATCAACACTCATCCCCATAGCACTTGCAGGGGATGAGGTACATAGCCAGTACACCTGGATACCAGATCTAGGCATAAGGGCTGGTGTTATAGCAGATACCCTAAGCATAATTATGAGCAACCTGGTAGCATGGATATCCTTCCTCATCATGGTATACAGCATAGGCTACATGAAGGGCGATCCTAATCTGGTTAGATACTGGTTCTTCATGAACTTCTTCATAGGAAGTATGCAGTTGATAGTGTTATCTGATAACCTACTCATGCTCTTCTTCGGCTGGGAGGGTGTTGGCCTTGCATCCTATGCGCTAATAGGCTTCTGGTACAAGGATAGGGTAAAGGATTACGTTGGTAGGATAGGTCACCATGCATGGGGTATAGCACAGTACACATCACCATCGCATGCTGGTATGAAGGCATTCCTCATGACTAGGGCGGGGGATGCTGCAATGCTTGCTGGTATGTTCCTCATCTTCATACATGCTGGCACATTCGAGTACAAGTTACTCCTTGAGGATACAGAATGGGCACATGTGATGCAGTCAAATGGCTTACTTGTACCTGCTGCAGTACTGATATTTGTAGGGGCAATAGGCAAATCTGCACAGTTCCCACTACATGAATGGCTCCTTGAGGCTATGACTGGTCCAACATCAGTCTCAGCACTCATACATGCAGCAACCATGGTTAAGGCAGGGGTATTCCTCGTAGCAAGGCTAGGTCCATTGTTCTTTGCTGTAGCAAGTATGGATGTTGGAGTATTCTTTGAGGTTGTTACATGGGTTGGGGCAATAACAGCATTCATGCTTGCATCCCAAGCAATAGTGAACAAGGAGATAAAGAAGGTTCTAGCATACTCAACAGGCTCTCAGATAGGCTACATGCTACTAGCATTAGGCATAGCAGGTCTATCAGCAGAGTTCATAAATGGTTATACAGCAGGGCTCTTCCATCTTGCAAGCCATGCTATGTTCAAGGCATCGCTATTCATGGCTGCTGGAGGTATACTGCATATAGCAGAGAGTAGGTTCATGGATGATATGGGAGGGTTGAGGAAGCATGCTAGAAGAACCTATATATTCATGCTTGCAGGTGCACTCTCCCTTGCTGGTGCACCAATAATAACATCAGGCTTCTGGAGCAAAGATGCAATATTTGCATCACTACTAGAATCCCATTACATTTATGCTCCAGTACTCTTCTGGATGGCATTCCTTACAGCAGTGATGACTGCATTCTACACCATAAGGATGGTAGGTATGGTGATGTTTGGGGAGAAGAGCAAGCACTTGCAGGAGTTGGAGCATCATGGGCATAAACTCCATGATGTTAGTGCTGTTATGTGGGTACCATTCGGCATACTTGCTGGGCTTACTATAGCAATAGGTGTAGCAGGACCATTTGTAGAAGGGCAACTCCATGAACTCTTCTCTATCTTCCTACTCAACTCATATGGTATAGAGAGTCATGGAGAGGTTGCCATTAATCCTGAAGCGGTAGCATCATCTGTGATAGCATTTGGTATAGGCTCTGGTCTTGGCTACATATTCTACATAAGGAGAGCAGTAAGTCCAGAGGTTGTAGCAAGGAGTGCAGTAGCATATGCAGTATACAGGTTCTTAGAGAATAGATGGTATGTTAACAGCATCTACTACTGGGCATTCGTTATAGCACCACTGTTAGCATCTAGGCTAACATGGAGATACTTTGAGATGATTGTTATAGATGGTATAAATCCAGCATTCCAGTTTGCAATGGCATGGTGGTCAAAGGTTGTAAGGTATATGCAGACTGGTGTTGTTCAAACATACATATACGCATTTGCAGTTGGGATTATATTCGTACTACTGCTAGTCATAGCAGGGAGTGGTGCATAA
- the nuoK gene encoding NADH-quinone oxidoreductase subunit NuoK → MAEILDYTIVSIILLAIGIYGLTVKRNFIRMIFAVEIIINAANLNLVAFSRLMPVPNSTGQTFALFSIAIAAAEVAVGLALIIVAYRIYRNIDIKGLKRLSG, encoded by the coding sequence ATGGCAGAGATACTAGATTATACCATAGTCTCAATAATACTCCTTGCAATAGGCATCTATGGACTTACTGTGAAGAGGAACTTTATAAGGATGATCTTTGCTGTAGAGATAATCATTAACGCTGCAAATCTAAACCTTGTAGCATTCTCTAGGCTAATGCCAGTTCCAAATTCAACAGGACAGACATTCGCACTATTCTCAATAGCAATAGCAGCAGCAGAGGTTGCGGTTGGGTTAGCGCTGATAATAGTTGCATATAGAATATATAGGAACATAGATATCAAGGGGTTGAAGAGGCTAAGCGGGTAA
- a CDS encoding NADH-quinone oxidoreductase subunit J: MSDPYFIAVSAITIASAIIALEFRELIYGAIALAITLLGIAMFFVLLDAAFVAMFQITVYVGAVVVLIIFTIMLVRRESWLKLDEGGRRRVMGAVVALAVIGLVGALLAGSSIARWQASENAPTLIQIGEEMLTYYSPAFIALALTLAASVIGALVLAKVERGKEREGGGVEREAEGEESAEGVGSEEENRVGEQEWEGKSK; this comes from the coding sequence ATGAGTGATCCCTACTTCATAGCAGTATCTGCCATAACAATTGCATCAGCCATAATAGCACTCGAGTTCAGGGAGTTGATATACGGTGCAATAGCCCTTGCAATCACACTCCTAGGCATTGCAATGTTCTTTGTGCTCCTAGATGCTGCATTCGTTGCAATGTTCCAGATAACAGTTTACGTTGGTGCAGTTGTAGTACTCATAATCTTCACGATAATGCTTGTTAGAAGAGAATCATGGCTTAAGCTTGATGAGGGAGGAAGGAGGAGGGTTATGGGTGCGGTTGTGGCATTAGCAGTTATAGGGCTCGTTGGTGCTCTACTTGCAGGCTCAAGCATAGCAAGATGGCAAGCATCTGAGAATGCTCCAACCCTAATACAGATAGGGGAGGAGATGCTCACATACTACTCTCCAGCATTCATAGCATTGGCATTGACACTTGCAGCATCTGTAATAGGTGCATTGGTGCTTGCAAAGGTTGAGAGGGGTAAGGAGAGGGAAGGAGGAGGTGTAGAGAGAGAGGCAGAGGGAGAGGAGAGTGCAGAGGGTGTTGGTAGTGAGGAGGAGAATAGGGTAGGGGAGCAGGAATGGGAAGGGAAGAGTAAGTAA
- a CDS encoding NuoI/complex I 23 kDa subunit family protein → MGSVSGMLRALASGSKHLAIKRFTLRYPEQKLKFVGDGYQFDPKDGVGIVGYRGRHILYHDKCTGCQLCSIACEGIAEAISMVKVDKQYKQNKKGIMPQIDYGKCVFCGLCVDACPFYALFMTDDYELAAYTKEHLIYTPDQLAVKPKYQGTYEIKIDELGAYHDE, encoded by the coding sequence ATGGGTTCGGTCTCAGGTATGCTAAGGGCACTGGCATCTGGTAGCAAGCATCTAGCAATAAAGAGGTTCACCCTACGTTATCCAGAGCAGAAGTTGAAGTTCGTTGGTGATGGCTATCAATTCGATCCAAAAGATGGTGTTGGGATTGTAGGGTATAGAGGCAGACACATCCTCTACCATGACAAGTGTACTGGCTGCCAACTCTGCTCAATAGCATGTGAAGGTATAGCAGAAGCAATAAGCATGGTTAAGGTTGATAAGCAGTACAAGCAGAACAAGAAGGGTATAATGCCCCAGATAGACTATGGGAAGTGTGTCTTCTGTGGGCTCTGCGTTGATGCCTGTCCATTCTATGCATTGTTTATGACAGATGATTATGAGTTAGCAGCATACACTAAGGAGCATCTAATATACACACCAGACCAGCTTGCTGTGAAGCCAAAGTACCAAGGCACATACGAGATAAAGATAGATGAGTTGGGTGCATATCATGATGAGTGA
- a CDS encoding NADH-quinone oxidoreductase subunit D gives MDRGILTLSVGPQHPGSGHFRLIVKVDGDIIVEALPDPGYVHRGEEKMCEYRNYIQNIPHLERPMIADSCGILYPYVLAVEEICNIPVPERAKYIRVIMAEINRCIFELYWLAIYGIFLGHSTMFMWPMADRELLIDLAEMASGARVTHAYFVPGGVRNDLPDAFPEKARKHLLYFRNRLKEYKDIFYDNPLFQARTVGVGILRKEDAINLGATGPVLRASGVEHDIRKVEPYDVYDELDFDVITMKEGDSFARAYVPWLEMYESVEIALQALEKMPSGPVRTKLGPNPKGAVGEVFKRVEAARGELAYYLVSDGNPKPYRVKLSVPSFREIPVMAHLLRGAKLADMPSIYWSMNYWPVEADR, from the coding sequence ATGGATAGAGGTATACTTACCCTCAGCGTTGGCCCCCAGCACCCAGGGTCTGGGCACTTTAGGCTCATAGTTAAGGTTGATGGTGATATAATAGTTGAGGCATTACCAGACCCAGGGTATGTGCATAGAGGAGAGGAGAAGATGTGCGAGTATAGGAACTACATACAGAACATACCCCACCTTGAGAGGCCAATGATAGCAGACTCATGTGGTATACTCTACCCATACGTTCTTGCTGTTGAGGAGATATGTAACATACCAGTACCTGAACGTGCAAAGTACATAAGGGTTATAATGGCTGAGATCAACAGATGCATATTCGAACTATACTGGCTTGCAATATACGGCATATTCCTAGGCCACTCTACAATGTTCATGTGGCCAATGGCTGATAGGGAACTGCTCATAGACCTTGCTGAGATGGCCTCTGGTGCAAGGGTTACACATGCATACTTTGTTCCAGGAGGGGTTAGGAATGATCTACCAGATGCATTCCCTGAGAAGGCTAGAAAGCATCTACTCTACTTCAGGAACAGGCTAAAGGAGTACAAGGATATATTCTACGATAATCCATTATTCCAGGCTAGAACAGTTGGTGTTGGTATATTACGTAAAGAGGATGCGATAAACCTTGGTGCAACTGGTCCAGTGCTTAGAGCATCTGGTGTTGAGCATGATATACGTAAGGTAGAGCCATACGATGTTTACGATGAACTTGACTTTGATGTTATAACTATGAAGGAGGGGGATAGTTTTGCTAGGGCATATGTACCATGGCTTGAGATGTATGAGAGTGTTGAGATTGCACTTCAGGCATTGGAGAAGATGCCCTCAGGCCCAGTAAGGACCAAGTTGGGACCAAACCCAAAGGGCGCTGTTGGAGAGGTATTCAAGCGTGTTGAGGCAGCAAGAGGGGAGTTGGCATACTACCTTGTTAGCGATGGTAATCCAAAACCATACAGGGTGAAGTTGAGCGTACCATCTTTCAGGGAGATACCTGTGATGGCACACCTACTCAGGGGAGCAAAACTTGCAGATATGCCAAGTATATACTGGAGTATGAACTACTGGCCGGTGGAGGCTGATAGGTAG